In a single window of the Micrococcaceae bacterium Sec5.7 genome:
- a CDS encoding dipeptidase produces the protein MSSTPAETPQTTGGIPCGIDADALRSAVSDAFDTTIAQLKDLVSIPGIAWPSFDPTQLDRSAEAVAGLLNAAGVQDVRILRCDKEDGTPGGPAVVARREAAEGKPTILLYAHHDVQPPGDPALWETEPFTAVEHNGRLYGRGAADDKAGIMAHVAAYSAVTKVMGDQLGLGVTFFFEGEEEAGSPTFRTFLEAHRELLRADVIVVADSSNWKVGIPALTTSLRGLVDGTFEVQVLDHAVHSGMFGGPVLDAPTLLSRLIATLHDAEGNVAIEGLVSRDDVTVDLTEAEYRADASVLNGVKLAGTGSIASRLWTKPALSIIGFDAPAVDVASNTLLPKARAKFSLRLAPGQDPAEAMEAVRKHVEANAPFGAAVVFTPGESGNAFLTDTASAAAGMAMWALGEAWGVPAVEMGIGGSIPFIADLGELYPDVQILVTGVEDPDSRAHSANESLHLEDFRNAVVAEALLLARLNLDGLA, from the coding sequence ATGAGCTCAACACCAGCGGAGACCCCGCAGACCACCGGCGGCATTCCCTGCGGCATCGACGCCGATGCCCTCCGGAGTGCCGTCAGCGACGCATTCGACACCACGATCGCGCAGCTGAAGGACCTCGTCAGCATCCCGGGTATTGCCTGGCCGAGTTTCGACCCCACACAGCTGGACCGCAGCGCCGAGGCAGTGGCCGGACTTCTTAATGCTGCCGGTGTTCAGGACGTCCGGATCCTACGCTGCGACAAGGAAGACGGAACGCCGGGAGGGCCGGCCGTCGTTGCCCGCCGTGAAGCGGCCGAAGGAAAGCCGACCATTCTGTTGTACGCCCACCACGACGTACAGCCCCCGGGGGATCCGGCGCTGTGGGAAACCGAGCCGTTCACCGCCGTCGAACACAATGGCCGGCTCTATGGCCGCGGTGCTGCAGATGACAAGGCAGGAATCATGGCGCACGTGGCGGCGTATTCGGCCGTCACCAAGGTGATGGGCGATCAGCTGGGCCTTGGCGTGACGTTCTTCTTCGAAGGGGAGGAGGAGGCCGGTTCGCCGACGTTCCGAACCTTCCTCGAAGCACACCGCGAGCTTCTCCGTGCCGACGTCATTGTGGTGGCCGACTCCAGTAACTGGAAGGTGGGCATACCGGCACTCACCACCAGCCTGCGCGGCCTGGTTGACGGTACGTTCGAGGTCCAGGTCCTGGACCATGCGGTGCATTCGGGAATGTTCGGCGGACCGGTGCTGGACGCGCCCACGCTGCTTTCCCGCTTGATCGCCACTCTTCACGACGCCGAGGGAAATGTTGCGATCGAGGGACTGGTCAGCAGGGACGACGTCACCGTAGACCTGACCGAAGCCGAATACCGGGCCGACGCTTCCGTCCTTAACGGTGTGAAGCTCGCTGGAACCGGCTCCATTGCATCCCGCCTGTGGACCAAGCCCGCACTGTCCATTATCGGATTCGATGCTCCAGCGGTGGATGTTGCCTCCAACACCCTTTTGCCCAAGGCACGCGCCAAGTTCAGCCTGCGCCTTGCTCCGGGGCAGGATCCCGCTGAGGCGATGGAAGCCGTCAGGAAGCATGTTGAGGCAAACGCGCCCTTTGGTGCGGCGGTTGTGTTTACGCCGGGGGAGAGCGGCAACGCCTTCCTCACCGATACGGCTTCCGCGGCAGCCGGTATGGCCATGTGGGCACTCGGGGAAGCCTGGGGCGTTCCGGCTGTGGAAATGGGAATCGGTGGCTCTATCCCGTTCATTGCGGACCTCGGTGAGCTCTACCCCGATGTCCAGATTCTGGTGACCGGGGTGGAGGATCCCGATTCCCGGGCGCACAGCGCCAACGAGTCCCTTCACCTGGAGGACTTCCGGAACGCCGTGGTGGCTGAAGCGCTGCTGCTGGCCCGGCTCAACCTCGACGGCCTCGCCTGA
- a CDS encoding DUF3043 domain-containing protein, protein MFGRKKEAPTAQDVVDQQAAEAAARQDAAIGKGAPTPTRKAQEAARKRPLVPEDRKASKAAERVAIQDQRQKMRQALDTGDEKFLPIRDKGPQKRFVRDYVDARFSLGEYLMFGALVFVIISLLVPSNSPQMIYVLGGFWVMFLAVFVDVFVLSRKLRKRLTEKFGEVERGTVWYGSMRALQFRRLRLPKPQVKRGEFPS, encoded by the coding sequence GTGTTTGGACGAAAAAAGGAAGCGCCAACGGCGCAGGACGTAGTAGACCAGCAGGCTGCCGAAGCCGCCGCCCGGCAGGATGCAGCCATCGGCAAGGGCGCTCCCACGCCCACGCGCAAGGCCCAGGAAGCAGCGCGCAAGCGGCCTCTGGTTCCGGAGGACCGCAAGGCCTCGAAGGCGGCCGAGCGGGTGGCCATCCAGGACCAGCGCCAGAAGATGCGCCAGGCGCTGGATACCGGTGATGAGAAGTTCCTGCCGATCCGGGACAAGGGACCGCAGAAGCGCTTTGTCCGTGACTACGTTGATGCGCGCTTCAGCCTGGGCGAATACCTGATGTTCGGTGCCCTGGTTTTTGTGATCATCTCGCTGCTTGTCCCATCCAACAGCCCACAGATGATTTATGTCCTGGGCGGCTTCTGGGTGATGTTCCTGGCCGTATTCGTCGACGTCTTCGTCCTGTCCCGCAAACTCCGCAAGCGACTCACCGAGAAGTTCGGCGAGGTGGAGCGCGGCACCGTCTGGTACGGCTCCATGCGGGCACTGCAGTTCCGGCGTCTTCGCCTGCCCAAGCCCCAGGTCAAGCGCGGCGAATTTCCCTCCTGA
- a CDS encoding quinone-dependent dihydroorotate dehydrogenase, giving the protein MRVYPIFFRLAFSWMDAERAHTIGFKGIRFAHTSGAGRLLQKFTAPPASLETTAFGVTFPSPFGLAAGFDKEGHGIEALAELGFGHVEVGTITGKAQPGNEKPRLFRLVEDRAVINRMGFNNDGAAAVAPRLKSARAALQRRHAGVRPVIGVNIGKSKVVELGEAVDDYLISARTLAPAADYLVVNVSSPNTPGLRLLQNVETLRPLLKAVGEEADKAAGRHVPLLVKIAPDLSDEDLDDVARLALDLKLDGIIATNTTISREGLKSPQDKVEACGAGGLSGAPLKNRSLDVLRRLRAATGDKLTLVAVGGVETARDVQDRLDAGATLVQGYTAFLYEGPLWAARINRQLAKSRPA; this is encoded by the coding sequence ATGCGCGTTTATCCGATTTTCTTCAGGCTTGCCTTCTCTTGGATGGACGCCGAGCGCGCCCACACGATCGGCTTCAAGGGCATCAGGTTCGCCCACACCTCAGGTGCCGGCCGGCTGCTGCAGAAGTTCACGGCGCCGCCGGCCTCGCTGGAAACAACGGCCTTCGGCGTGACCTTCCCGTCGCCATTCGGCCTTGCCGCCGGTTTCGACAAAGAGGGCCACGGGATCGAGGCGCTGGCCGAGCTTGGCTTCGGCCATGTGGAGGTGGGCACCATCACCGGCAAGGCCCAGCCCGGGAATGAAAAACCCCGGCTGTTCCGGCTGGTCGAAGACCGCGCCGTTATCAACCGGATGGGATTCAACAACGACGGCGCCGCGGCGGTGGCGCCGCGGCTGAAGTCTGCCAGGGCTGCTTTGCAGCGCAGACATGCCGGCGTGCGGCCCGTCATAGGCGTCAACATCGGCAAGAGTAAGGTGGTTGAACTCGGGGAGGCAGTGGACGATTACCTGATCTCGGCACGAACCTTGGCCCCCGCAGCGGACTATCTTGTGGTCAACGTCAGCTCCCCGAACACTCCGGGACTGCGACTGCTGCAGAACGTTGAAACGCTCCGGCCGCTGCTCAAGGCGGTGGGCGAGGAAGCCGACAAGGCCGCAGGACGCCATGTTCCGCTGCTCGTCAAGATTGCACCGGACCTCAGCGATGAGGACCTCGACGACGTCGCCCGGCTGGCTCTGGACCTGAAGCTGGACGGCATTATTGCCACGAACACCACCATTTCCCGTGAGGGGCTGAAGTCCCCGCAGGACAAAGTCGAGGCATGCGGAGCCGGCGGACTGTCCGGGGCTCCGCTGAAGAACCGTTCCCTCGACGTGCTGCGCAGGCTCAGGGCTGCCACCGGTGACAAGCTCACCCTCGTGGCGGTAGGCGGAGTGGAAACAGCACGCGATGTCCAGGACAGGCTCGATGCCGGAGCCACCCTGGTCCAGGGATACACGGCGTTCCTCTATGAGGGTCCCCTCTGGGCCGCCCGCATCAACCGTCAGCTGGCTAAGAGCCGCCCGGCGTGA
- a CDS encoding alpha/beta hydrolase gives MKWQTDILGDGFESCAFQATGDDGVERTATLVRYVPPADGGDATGTGAPPPAPGRRRVVLFLHGWSDYFFNVELAQFWNRSGFEFYALDMHNHGRSLRPDTHGGYVSDLQDYDAEISKAIGIMGAESGSPPALTLMGHSTGGLVAALWVSRHPGAVSQLVLNSPWLEMHGSSLVRRAARTMVEPIARFRPEAVLRLPERGFYWRSISSAAEGEWTLEDKYRPPMAFPVRAGWLSAVLAGHSKVARGLRIDIPILVLLSGASANGPFWTEAMRRTDAVLDVNIIALRALTLGRTVTLERVDGGLHDVFLSPPKVRADAYERLSRWIRGYAGTEESA, from the coding sequence ATGAAGTGGCAGACGGATATCCTGGGGGACGGTTTCGAATCCTGCGCCTTTCAGGCAACGGGCGACGACGGCGTGGAACGCACCGCAACGCTGGTGCGCTACGTTCCGCCTGCTGACGGTGGCGATGCCACAGGCACCGGCGCCCCTCCCCCGGCGCCGGGCCGCCGTCGGGTTGTCCTCTTCCTGCACGGCTGGAGCGACTACTTCTTCAACGTGGAGCTCGCGCAGTTCTGGAACCGGAGCGGGTTCGAGTTCTACGCTCTGGACATGCACAATCACGGCCGCAGCCTCCGGCCCGACACTCATGGCGGCTACGTTTCGGATCTGCAGGACTACGACGCCGAAATCAGCAAGGCGATCGGCATCATGGGTGCAGAGTCCGGCAGTCCGCCGGCGCTGACCCTGATGGGCCACTCGACAGGGGGCCTCGTGGCGGCGCTCTGGGTGAGCAGGCATCCCGGCGCCGTCTCCCAGCTGGTGCTGAACAGTCCTTGGCTGGAAATGCACGGAAGTTCCCTGGTGCGGCGGGCGGCCCGGACCATGGTGGAGCCTATTGCGCGCTTCAGGCCTGAGGCGGTTCTCCGGCTGCCGGAGCGCGGGTTCTACTGGCGGAGCATCAGCAGCGCTGCAGAAGGCGAATGGACGCTTGAGGACAAGTACCGCCCGCCCATGGCGTTCCCCGTGCGTGCCGGCTGGCTCAGCGCCGTACTCGCGGGACACTCCAAGGTTGCCCGCGGGCTCCGGATCGATATCCCCATCCTTGTCCTGCTGTCCGGCGCCAGCGCAAACGGTCCGTTCTGGACGGAAGCGATGCGGCGGACCGATGCGGTGCTGGACGTCAACATCATCGCCTTGCGCGCATTGACCTTGGGCCGCACCGTCACGCTGGAGCGGGTTGACGGCGGACTCCACGACGTCTTTCTGTCCCCGCCCAAGGTCCGGGCTGATGCGTATGAGCGGCTGTCACGCTGGATCCGCGGCTATGCGGGGACCGAGGAATCGGCATGA
- a CDS encoding alpha/beta hydrolase, which yields MTAQESSAVAPPPVWQQDFLGPGFEFLELPLGPDEEGGVCATLVRHRPPARLAEPVPPPPRQRGLLAGLRELYARAVGTAPAHPAPADRVDPARWHPGPGDPGPGARDAPAKVVLYLHGWADYFLQSELAEYLGASGLHFYALDLRKFGRSLREWQTPGYTTDLAVYDEDMAAALEAIRADLALVTGDSTEPTIHLLAHSLGGLIAALWADRHPGALGTLILNAPWLALQGSSLIRNIAMHLVEPVARTDPRRPFRFPEMPGYWQSVSSEAHGEWVLDPLWRPSSSFPIRAGWTKAVLAGHAAVERRLAIDAPVLVMLSGRTRIQSEWSAELMHVDAVIDVEETARRALRLGRRTAVFRYPGAIHDVFLSRRRIRQEAYRDLTVWLEAYPG from the coding sequence ATGACGGCCCAGGAATCGTCCGCGGTGGCCCCACCGCCAGTGTGGCAACAAGACTTTCTGGGTCCCGGCTTTGAATTCCTGGAGCTCCCCCTCGGACCTGATGAGGAAGGGGGTGTGTGCGCCACGCTGGTCAGGCATCGTCCGCCGGCCAGACTTGCTGAACCGGTGCCTCCTCCGCCCCGGCAACGCGGATTATTGGCGGGCCTCCGGGAGCTCTATGCCCGCGCTGTGGGAACTGCGCCGGCCCACCCTGCACCGGCTGATCGGGTGGATCCTGCGCGGTGGCATCCTGGGCCGGGGGATCCTGGGCCGGGGGCGCGAGACGCACCCGCGAAGGTGGTGTTGTACCTGCACGGCTGGGCAGATTACTTCCTGCAGTCAGAGCTCGCTGAGTACCTGGGGGCTTCAGGCCTCCACTTCTATGCCCTGGACCTGCGGAAATTCGGCCGGAGCCTGCGCGAGTGGCAGACGCCTGGCTACACCACTGACCTCGCCGTGTACGACGAGGACATGGCCGCCGCCCTCGAGGCCATCAGGGCGGATCTTGCGCTTGTCACGGGCGACAGCACGGAGCCCACCATCCACCTCCTGGCGCATTCACTCGGCGGGCTCATAGCTGCACTGTGGGCGGACCGGCATCCAGGGGCACTGGGCACCCTGATTCTGAATGCGCCGTGGCTGGCGCTTCAGGGCAGCAGCCTTATCCGGAACATCGCAATGCATCTGGTGGAGCCCGTTGCACGGACGGATCCACGGCGTCCTTTCCGTTTTCCGGAAATGCCGGGCTATTGGCAAAGCGTCAGCAGCGAAGCCCACGGGGAATGGGTTTTGGATCCCCTCTGGCGGCCGTCTTCCTCATTCCCCATACGGGCCGGCTGGACCAAGGCCGTACTGGCCGGACACGCCGCAGTGGAACGCCGCCTGGCCATCGATGCGCCGGTATTGGTTATGTTGTCAGGCCGGACGCGGATCCAAAGTGAGTGGTCCGCCGAGCTGATGCACGTCGACGCCGTTATTGACGTCGAGGAGACCGCCCGCCGCGCGCTGCGGCTGGGACGCAGGACGGCGGTTTTCCGCTACCCCGGTGCCATCCACGACGTCTTCCTCTCCCGGCGCAGGATCCGGCAGGAGGCATACCGGGACCTCACAGTCTGGCTGGAAGCCTACCCGGGGTGA
- a CDS encoding isoprenyl transferase: MALGKKNSPARQRTAAVASPYPHPSGALPPTIPPELVPRHVAIVMDGNGRWANQRGLPRVEGHKAGEPALLDVVAGAIELGIKYVSVYAFSTENWRRSPEEVRFLMGFNKDVLRRQRNQLDQWGVRVRWSGRRPKLWGSVIRELEEAEEYTAGNSTCTLTMCVNYGGRAEIADAVSAIAVEVAAGRLKPGAITEKTIQKYLDEPDLPDVDLFLRSSGEQRLSNFMLWQSAYAEFVFMDTLWPDVDRRTLWDAVEVYARRDRRYGGAVDAAHPG; the protein is encoded by the coding sequence GTGGCCTTGGGAAAAAAGAACAGTCCTGCCCGGCAGCGGACCGCCGCTGTGGCCTCGCCATATCCCCATCCCTCGGGCGCCCTTCCGCCGACGATTCCGCCCGAGCTTGTTCCCAGGCATGTGGCCATTGTGATGGATGGCAACGGCCGCTGGGCCAATCAGCGTGGCCTGCCCAGGGTGGAGGGCCACAAGGCCGGCGAACCCGCGCTGCTCGACGTTGTTGCCGGAGCCATCGAGTTGGGCATCAAGTACGTCAGCGTGTACGCGTTTTCAACGGAGAACTGGCGGCGCTCACCCGAGGAAGTGCGTTTTCTGATGGGTTTTAACAAGGATGTGCTACGTCGGCAGCGGAACCAGCTGGACCAGTGGGGCGTGCGCGTGCGCTGGTCCGGGCGCCGGCCGAAGTTGTGGGGCTCCGTGATCCGGGAGCTTGAGGAAGCCGAGGAATATACCGCCGGCAACAGCACCTGCACATTGACCATGTGTGTTAATTACGGCGGCAGGGCCGAGATCGCGGATGCCGTGTCAGCTATCGCCGTGGAAGTTGCCGCCGGCCGGCTCAAGCCCGGCGCCATTACGGAAAAGACCATTCAGAAGTATCTGGACGAGCCGGATCTTCCGGACGTGGACCTGTTCCTGCGCAGCTCCGGTGAGCAGCGGCTGTCCAACTTCATGCTCTGGCAGTCCGCCTACGCCGAGTTCGTGTTTATGGACACGCTGTGGCCCGACGTTGATCGCCGGACGCTGTGGGACGCCGTGGAAGTGTATGCCCGGAGGGACCGCCGCTACGGAGGGGCAGTGGACGCGGCTCACCCCGGGTAG
- the recO gene encoding DNA repair protein RecO, translating into MVQQSFAMRAYRDDAVVLRTHKLGEADRIITLLTKHHGQVRAVAKGVRRTSSRFGARLEPFMVADLQLISGRTLDIVTQAVAKGAYGGNIAADYGRYTVAAAMTETAEKLTDVDGEAGTAQYNLLVGALAALSRGDHAPGLILDSYLLRALSTGGWAPSFTDCARCGAAGPHNAFSAPLGGMVCGDCRPPGSPAPAAETVLLLGALLTGDWKTADSSLTVHRREAAGLVAVYLQWHLERVLKSLKHVERT; encoded by the coding sequence GTGGTTCAACAATCATTTGCAATGCGCGCTTACCGGGATGATGCCGTGGTGCTGCGTACGCACAAGCTGGGCGAGGCCGACCGCATCATTACTTTGCTGACCAAGCATCATGGCCAGGTCAGGGCTGTTGCGAAGGGTGTCCGCCGCACCAGTAGCCGCTTCGGCGCCCGGCTGGAGCCCTTTATGGTTGCGGATCTGCAGCTGATCTCGGGCCGGACCCTGGACATCGTTACCCAGGCCGTGGCCAAGGGGGCCTATGGCGGCAACATTGCCGCCGACTATGGCCGGTATACGGTGGCCGCAGCCATGACGGAGACCGCCGAAAAGCTCACGGATGTAGACGGCGAGGCCGGCACCGCCCAGTACAACCTCCTGGTGGGGGCTCTTGCAGCGTTAAGCCGCGGCGATCACGCCCCCGGGCTGATTCTCGATTCATATCTTCTCCGAGCGCTGTCCACCGGCGGCTGGGCACCGAGCTTCACGGACTGCGCCAGGTGCGGTGCAGCCGGGCCACACAATGCTTTCTCGGCGCCGCTGGGCGGCATGGTCTGCGGAGACTGCCGTCCACCGGGTTCGCCCGCTCCTGCGGCTGAAACGGTGCTGCTGCTTGGGGCGCTGCTGACCGGGGACTGGAAGACGGCGGATTCCTCGCTTACCGTCCACCGGAGGGAAGCCGCCGGTCTGGTGGCCGTCTACCTGCAATGGCACCTTGAACGTGTCCTGAAATCACTCAAACATGTGGAGCGTACCTGA
- the leuA gene encoding 2-isopropylmalate synthase, protein MRNAQKPSGMPVHRYQPFQDQITVELPDRTWPDKLITKAPRWCAVDLRDGNQALIDPMSPARKMKMFDLLVRMGYKEIEVGFPSASQTDFDFVRQLIEGNHIPDDVTIQVLTQAREHLIERTYQSLVGARQAIVHLYNSTSVLQRRVVFNQDEDGILDIALQGARLCKKYEETLAETHITYEYSPESFTGTELAYALRVCNAVADIFEASEDSQVIINLPATVEMATPNVYADSIEWMSRNLHPREGIILSLHPHNDRGTGVAAAELGYLAGADRIEGCLFGNGERTGNVDLVTLGLNLFVQGIDPMIDFSDIDDVRRTVEYCNQLPVAERSPYGGDLVFTAFSGSHQDAIKKGFEALERDAAAAGKDVGDVTWQVPYLPVDPKDLGRSYEAVIRVNSQSGKGGVAYLLKNEHSLDLPRRAQIEFSGAIQKRTDSVGGEVSGAQLWQLFQDEYLPSGQSDGQWGRYALGSVNTETDEAGAMTLHATLKVDGVQVRRTGSGNGPIAALLSILGQDGVDVRVLDYSEHALSEGGNARAAAYVECAVGERVLWGIGIDSNTSMSSLKAVISAVNRAIRDAKA, encoded by the coding sequence ATGCGAAACGCACAGAAGCCCTCAGGAATGCCGGTCCACCGCTACCAGCCGTTCCAGGACCAGATCACCGTTGAGCTGCCTGACCGCACCTGGCCGGACAAACTCATCACCAAAGCCCCGCGCTGGTGTGCCGTGGACCTGCGGGATGGCAATCAGGCACTGATTGATCCCATGAGCCCGGCCCGCAAGATGAAAATGTTCGATCTGCTGGTCCGGATGGGCTACAAGGAAATCGAGGTCGGTTTTCCCTCAGCGTCCCAGACCGACTTCGACTTTGTCCGGCAGCTGATTGAGGGAAACCACATTCCGGATGACGTCACCATCCAGGTGCTGACACAGGCCCGCGAACACCTGATCGAGCGGACATATCAATCCCTCGTCGGGGCCAGGCAGGCAATCGTCCACCTCTACAACTCCACCTCCGTGCTTCAGCGCCGCGTGGTGTTCAATCAGGACGAAGACGGAATCCTGGACATTGCGCTGCAGGGCGCACGGCTGTGCAAGAAGTACGAGGAAACTCTGGCTGAAACGCACATCACCTACGAATACTCACCTGAATCCTTCACCGGCACCGAACTGGCGTATGCCCTCCGGGTCTGCAACGCCGTCGCCGATATTTTTGAGGCATCCGAGGACAGCCAGGTCATCATCAACCTGCCTGCGACAGTTGAAATGGCAACGCCGAACGTTTACGCCGACTCCATCGAATGGATGAGCCGCAATCTCCACCCGCGTGAGGGCATCATTCTTTCGCTGCACCCGCACAACGACCGCGGCACGGGCGTGGCCGCGGCTGAACTCGGCTATCTGGCAGGCGCCGACCGGATTGAGGGCTGCCTCTTCGGCAACGGTGAGCGCACCGGCAACGTGGATCTTGTGACCCTCGGCCTCAACTTGTTTGTGCAGGGCATCGACCCCATGATCGATTTCTCCGACATTGATGATGTCCGGCGCACTGTCGAGTATTGCAACCAGCTGCCGGTGGCCGAGCGTTCACCGTACGGCGGCGACCTGGTCTTCACCGCATTCTCCGGCTCCCACCAGGACGCCATCAAGAAGGGGTTCGAAGCGCTGGAACGGGACGCCGCAGCGGCCGGCAAGGACGTCGGAGATGTCACGTGGCAAGTCCCGTACCTGCCGGTGGATCCGAAGGATCTCGGCCGCAGCTACGAGGCAGTCATAAGGGTCAACTCGCAGTCCGGCAAGGGCGGTGTGGCCTACCTGCTCAAGAACGAGCACAGCCTCGATCTGCCCCGGCGTGCGCAGATTGAATTCTCCGGCGCGATTCAGAAGCGCACGGACTCCGTTGGCGGCGAAGTCAGCGGCGCACAGCTCTGGCAGCTCTTCCAGGACGAATACCTGCCGTCAGGGCAGTCTGACGGCCAGTGGGGCCGGTACGCTCTGGGATCGGTCAACACCGAGACCGACGAAGCCGGCGCCATGACCTTGCATGCCACGCTGAAGGTGGATGGAGTCCAGGTGCGCCGCACTGGCTCCGGCAACGGCCCCATCGCTGCACTGCTGAGCATCCTGGGCCAGGACGGCGTCGACGTCCGGGTTCTGGACTACAGCGAGCATGCCCTGTCCGAGGGCGGCAACGCCCGTGCCGCCGCGTATGTTGAATGCGCCGTGGGCGAGCGGGTGCTCTGGGGCATCGGTATCGATTCGAACACCAGCATGTCCTCGCTGAAGGCAGTCATCTCCGCCGTGAACCGTGCCATCAGGGACGCAAAGGCCTGA
- a CDS encoding M13-type metalloendopeptidase — MPNSGIALSNIDRSVRPQDDLYQHINGAWLKSTEIPDDRPLEGTFTALRDGAELAVRAIIEEAAGKGAEASGMERKVGDLYNSFMDDAAVEAKGMEPIRERLADVFAVTSVTELMALAGRLFRADVSGLFSIYPAPDAGNPDRILLYTGQGGLGLPDESYYREEKFVPMVGAYRDHVRTMFALAGVPDAEGAAARVVDLETALASHHWDNVTLRDPQKTYNLKAADEAGELFPLLGTWFEAAGIEPEKRQEIVVSTPDFFAGAAALLESEALSVWREWLALRVIGSAAPYLSSVFVDANFAFYGTILSGTPRNKDRWKRGVGVVEAALGEAVGQIYVSRHFPETHKARMQTLVSNLTKAYRQSITGLEWMGEDTKAEALRKLGAFRAKIGYPDEWIDYSAVEIDAADLLGNVERAHNADVDRHLDEVGKPVDVNKWLMTPQTVNAYYHPMLNEIVFPAAILQPPFFTADADDAVNYGGIGAVIGHEIGHGFDDQGSQFDGRGALRNWWTEDDRKAFEALTAKLVAQYDALSPYAAPGHTVNGKLTLGENIGDLGGLTIAYKAYLISLDGNEPEELDGLTGQQRFFASWAAGWRQVIRSEEAIRRLATDPHSPNEFRTNAIAKNLDPFHEAFGVTEQDGMWMPREERVSIW, encoded by the coding sequence GTGCCTAACTCGGGGATCGCCCTGTCCAATATCGACCGCAGCGTCAGGCCCCAGGATGACCTGTACCAGCACATTAACGGGGCATGGCTGAAGTCCACTGAGATCCCGGACGACCGCCCGCTGGAAGGCACCTTTACGGCCCTTCGCGACGGCGCCGAGCTGGCCGTCAGGGCCATCATTGAGGAAGCTGCGGGCAAAGGCGCTGAAGCCAGCGGCATGGAACGCAAAGTCGGGGACCTCTACAACAGCTTCATGGATGACGCGGCCGTCGAAGCAAAGGGAATGGAGCCGATCCGGGAACGGCTGGCTGACGTTTTCGCAGTAACTTCGGTGACGGAACTGATGGCGCTGGCGGGGCGCCTCTTCCGCGCGGATGTGTCCGGACTCTTCTCCATCTACCCGGCACCGGATGCAGGCAATCCGGACCGGATCCTGCTGTATACCGGCCAGGGCGGACTCGGGCTGCCGGACGAGTCCTATTACCGCGAAGAGAAGTTCGTACCGATGGTCGGCGCGTACCGTGATCATGTGCGCACCATGTTCGCCCTGGCAGGAGTGCCGGATGCGGAGGGAGCCGCCGCCCGCGTAGTGGATCTTGAGACTGCCTTGGCCTCCCATCATTGGGACAACGTGACGCTGCGCGATCCACAGAAGACTTACAACCTCAAGGCCGCTGACGAGGCCGGTGAGCTGTTCCCCCTGTTGGGCACTTGGTTCGAAGCAGCCGGCATTGAGCCGGAAAAGCGGCAGGAAATAGTTGTCAGCACTCCGGACTTTTTCGCCGGCGCGGCCGCATTGCTGGAATCGGAAGCTCTGTCCGTCTGGCGGGAATGGCTGGCACTGCGCGTCATCGGCTCCGCTGCCCCCTATCTGTCGTCGGTGTTCGTGGACGCCAATTTTGCCTTCTACGGCACGATCCTCAGCGGTACTCCCCGGAACAAGGACCGCTGGAAGCGCGGTGTGGGCGTCGTCGAAGCAGCGCTCGGTGAAGCGGTAGGGCAGATCTACGTTTCACGGCACTTCCCCGAGACGCACAAAGCGCGGATGCAGACCCTCGTTTCCAATCTGACCAAGGCTTACCGGCAAAGCATCACGGGGCTGGAATGGATGGGCGAGGACACCAAGGCAGAGGCTCTGCGCAAGCTCGGCGCGTTCCGGGCAAAAATCGGCTACCCCGACGAATGGATTGACTACTCAGCCGTGGAGATCGATGCCGCCGATCTGCTGGGAAATGTTGAGCGGGCCCATAATGCCGACGTCGACCGCCACCTTGACGAGGTCGGCAAACCTGTTGACGTGAACAAATGGCTTATGACCCCGCAGACGGTGAACGCGTATTACCATCCGATGCTCAACGAGATTGTTTTTCCCGCGGCCATCCTCCAACCACCGTTCTTCACGGCTGATGCCGATGACGCCGTGAACTACGGCGGAATCGGAGCTGTAATCGGCCACGAAATAGGCCATGGCTTCGACGACCAGGGCTCCCAGTTCGACGGCCGCGGTGCACTGCGCAACTGGTGGACCGAAGATGACCGGAAGGCGTTCGAGGCGCTGACGGCAAAACTCGTAGCCCAGTACGACGCCCTCTCCCCGTATGCGGCTCCAGGGCACACTGTGAACGGAAAGCTGACGCTGGGCGAAAACATCGGCGATCTGGGCGGGCTGACCATTGCGTACAAGGCCTACCTCATCAGCCTGGACGGCAACGAGCCGGAGGAGCTGGACGGGCTGACGGGCCAGCAGCGTTTCTTCGCATCGTGGGCCGCGGGCTGGCGTCAGGTGATCCGCAGCGAAGAAGCGATCCGGCGCCTGGCAACCGACCCCCACTCCCCCAATGAGTTCCGGACAAACGCCATCGCGAAAAACCTCGATCCGTTCCACGAGGCATTCGGTGTCACTGAGCAGGACGGAATGTGGATGCCCCGGGAGGAACGCGTCAGCATCTGGTGA